The following are encoded in a window of Labrus bergylta chromosome 16, fLabBer1.1, whole genome shotgun sequence genomic DNA:
- the caskin1 gene encoding caskin-1 isoform X13 has product MGKDQELLQAVKTEDLLTVQKLLQRPRPGKAKLLGSAKKVNVNFQDTDGFSPLHHASLNGNLELITLLLESQAAVDIRDQKAGMRPLHYAAWQGKAEPMKMLLKSGSSVNGQSDEGQIPLHLAAQHGHYDVSEMLLQHQSNPCIVDNAGKTPLDLACEFGRVGVVQLLLSSNMCAALLEPKKGDTHDPNGTSPLHLAAKNGHIDIIRLLIQAGIDINRQTKAGTALHEAALCGKTEAVRLLLESGINAAVRNTYSQTALDIVYQFTATQASREIKQLLRDASAALQVRALKDYCNNYDLTSLNIKAGDVITRELKVLQSYTDADQVLEQHPDGRWKGCIHDNRTGNDRVGYFPSTMVEVISKRTGGDRSSVGSSGSVTSLRSSGSGQSAGSATHILHAQAEGVKLLATVLSQSAKAKEHLMEQSKSVDQSTAGSASSSRTSSQSGCPLHEAPPYDATASRKGEGPGEGKSSEAVVQWLSDFQLQVYAPNFLGAGYDLPTISRMTPEDLTAIGITKPGHRKKMTSEINKLSVNEWLPEQKPANLGEWLSAVGLSQYHQVLVQNGYENIEFITDITWEDLQEIGITKLGHQKKLMLAVKRLAEMQRNSDGRGSLKKKPPPITQQKEVMSLDGPPPDELMSPKMGTFQDSELSKELQTALTQPGQEVCKAQRNRTLSKDHDEVMTGGGGGGGGGGGGGGGGGGGGGGGCAGPPKKEARTMRQQSSQSSTSSHRGSMSSQGKHRHSHSHSQPAPPYTPPHTPTKTRTSSSSSSSSVQSTASPQAKHRPSTQYNQGERPQSPRSQPPQSPTQRGPPCPQPQPQPQQPQQPPVQLQQQTPPQHQPQTQVMEVGENQQPQVPLLCLPPEAELAKGEESESSALQKKQTHSLTRYAVSDGECDERAGEGGEAGVEVRGGQGSAVFRGVGVKYATVTHRVSRSHSVRNQEKAVSRNHTALRQKKKGPPPPPPKRSSSAITGSNSNLTEANAQQNTLTTTGGMLDVPYNQQRRASDLGVSVETGIVETSSVGSVRSIAAMLEMSSIGGGAKGMALQKNFLQVGKTRDAIGLDGEVVNRRRTISGPVSELVAAARRDQPTPTALPSPTPQPEPSPVLVNSPSPNPPSSPHPSSGGSGSSSENLPFADEGSLTIRRQGRGEGEGQCVFCVCLQGDDEGPQGDGGYPQEDVSRVEPTTTLKRRPRSSTPHPNGSDFTLQESSTVKRRPKSRDKEPEGFADMAAANGEPVGSGQPNTTQPVSYQNGTGTVKRRPVSDVGVTEQPQPQPQPQPQPQPQPQPQPQPQPQPQPQHQPQPQPQVTAVPRRNSADQGAPVGNEAAPVRKPKPPVSPKPVMAQIKRQGGPQTPPQPVSNKRVPLPGPGTPGSPVEGKKIPPPVSPKPNPPPMAPKPAKLIHSMTSPSSPTPAPATAPMKHSIVARQTSSPPCFPPSNIPSLPNAKPLSPSPQSPHTPQTPTTPQTPQTPATPSPTPPPVKPPRSSIGGVSVDSGMTGGGVTVPAPTTPDFGVGSLVHQKLEETSASLAAALQAVEEKILHQEDSVDEQKTTVSILDDIGSMFDDLADQLDAMLE; this is encoded by the exons GTTTTCTCCGCTGCATCATGCATCACTCAATGGGAACCTGGAGCTCATCACTCTGCTGCTGGAGTCACAGGCTGCTGTGGACATCAGAGACCAGAAAG CAGGTATGCGGCCGCTGCACTACGCTGCCTGGCAGGGGAAGGCGGAACCTATGAAGATGTTGCTGAAATCTGGTTCATCTGTCAACGGCCAATCAGATGAAGGACAGATTCCTCTCCACCTGGCAGCGCAGCACGGCCACTACGACGTG TCGGAGATGCTGCTGCAGCACCAGTCCAATCCTTGTATTGTGGACAACGCAGGGAAAACACCTCTGGACCTGGCCTGTGAGTTCGGCAGAGTTGGG gTGGTCCAGTTGTTGCTGTCCAGTAACATGTGTGCTGCTTTACTGGAGCCCAAAAAAGGAGACACCCATGACCCCAATGGGACATCTCCGCTGCACCTGGCTGCCAAGAATGGACACATAGACATCATCag ACTGTTGATCCAGGCGGGCATCGACATCAACAGACAGACCAAAGCGGGCACTGCCCTGCATGAAGCAGCCCTGTGTGGAAAGACAGAGGCAGTGAGACTCCTGCTGGAA AGTGGTATCAACGCCGCAGTAAGAAACACCTACAGCCAGACGGCGCTGGACATTGTCTACCAGTTCACTGCAACACAAGCCAGCAGAGAGATCAAACAGCTGCTGAGGG ATGCATCAGCAGCTCTTCAGGTTCGAGCTTTGAAGGATTACTGCAACAACTATGACTTGACCAGCCTCAACATCAAAGCAGGAGACGTCATTACG AGGGAGCTAAAGGTGCTACAAAGCTACACTGATGCAGATCAA GTTTTGGAGCAGCACCCTGATGGACGCTGGAAAGGCTGTATCCATGACAACCGAACAGGGAATGACCGAGTGGGCTACTTCCCTTCTACCATGGTGGAAGTCATCAGCAAACGCACAG GTGGAGATCGCAGCAGTGTTGGTAGCTCTGGCAGTGTCACCAGTCTGAGGTCATCCGGCAGCGGTCAAAGTGCCGGCAGCGCCACACACATCCTCCACGCACAGGCTGAAGGGGTGAAG CTACTAGCCACAgtcttgtctcagtctgcaaaagccaaggagCATCTGATGGAGCAGTCCAAGTCTGTGGACCAGTCTACA GCAGGCTCTGCCAGTTCCTCGCGGACATCCAGCCAATCGGGCTGTCCTCTTCACGAGGCGCCGCCTTATGACGCCACGGCAAgcaggaagggggaggggccaGGCGAGGGGAAG AGCTCAGAGGCCGTTGTCCAATGGCTGAGCGACTTTCAGCTGCAGGTCTACGCACCAAACTTCCTGGGCGCTGGGTATGACTTGCCCACCATTAGCCGAATGACCCCAGAG gatcTGACAGCTATAGGAATAACTAAACCAGGTCACAGAAAGAAGATGACTTCAGAAATTAACAAGCTAAGTGTCAATGAGTGGCTTCCTGAGCAGAAACCT GCTAATCTTGGAGAGTGGCTATCTGCTGTTGGTCTAAGCCAGTACCATCAGGTATTAGTGCAGAATGGCTATGAGAATATCGAATTCATCACCGACATCACCTGGGAGGACCTGCAGGAAATAGGCATTACTAAACTAG GCCACCAGAAGAAGCTAATGCTAGCAGTGAAACGACTGGCTGAAATGCAGCGCAATTCTGATGGGCGGGGCTCCCTTAAAAAGAAACCTCCACCAATCACACAGCAGAAGGAAGTCATGTCATTGGATGGCCCGCCTCCAGACG agctcaTGTCTCCAAAGATGGGCACCTTCCAGGACAGCGAGTTAAGCAAAGAGCTACAGACTGCCTTGACCCAGCCAGGACAAGAAGTCTGCAAAGCTCAACGAAATCGCACTCTGAGCAAAGACcatgatgaggtgatgacaggaggaggaggcggaggaggcggaggaggcggaggaggaggaggaggaggaggaggaggaggaggaggatgtgctGGGCCACCTAAGAAGGAGGCACGGACTATGAGGCAGCAGAGCAGCCAAAGCAGCACGTCCTCTCACAGAGGCAGTATGTCCTCACAGGGAAAACACCGTCACTCCCACTCCCATTCCCAGCCTGCACCTCCCTACACACCGCCTCACACTCCTACCAAGACAAgaacttcctcttcctcctccagctcctctgtCCAGAGCACAGCTTCCCCGCAGGCCAAACACAGGCCGTCCACCCAGTACAACCAGGGTGAGAGACCTCAGTCGCCACGCTCCCAACCCCCTCAGTCTCCAACTCAGCGCGGACCTCCATGTCCACAGCCTCAGCCCCAGCCCCAGCAACCACAGCAGCCTCCAGTCCAGCTGCAGCAACAGACACCTCCTCAGCACCAGCCACAGACACAGGTCATGGAGGTAGGGGAGAATCAACAACCCCAGGTCCCActcctctgcctccccccaGAGGCTGAGCTGGCTAAGGGAGAAGAATCAGAGTCTTCAGCGCTCCAGAAGAAACAAACCCACAGCCTCACCAGGTACGCTGTCTCAGATGGTGAGTGTGACGAGAGGGCAGGTGAAGGTGGAGAAGCAGGGGTGGAAGTTAGGGGAGGCCAGGGCTCTGCGGTCTTCAGAGGGGTAGGGGTCAAATATGCAACAGTGACCCATCGTGTTAGCCGCAGCCACTCTGTTCGCAACCAGGAAAAAGCTGTCAGCCGCAACCACACAGCTCTGCGTCAGAAGAAAAAAGGTCCGCCCCCACCTCCGCCCAAACGCTCTAGCTCCGCCATTACAGGCTCGAACTCCAACCTGACGGAGGCCAACGCACAACAGAACACGCTCACCACCACAGGAGGGATGCTGGACGTGCCTTACAACCAACAGCGGAGGGCCAGCGATCTGGGGGTGTCTGTGGAGACTGGGATTGTAGAGACCAGCAGTGTAGGTAGCGTAAGGAGCATCGCTGCCATGTTGGAGATGTCTTCTATAGGGGGTGGAGCCAAAGGCATGGCATTGCAGAAGAATTTCCTGCAG GTGGGGAAAACACGTGATGCCATTGGTCTGGACGGTGAAGTGGTGAACAGACGACGGACTATTAGTGGTCCTGTCAGTGAGCTTGTCGCAGCTGCCAGGCGTGACCAGCCAACTCCTACTGCTTTACCTTCACCAACACCCCAGCCTGAACCCTCCCCTGTCCTGGTGAATTCCCCGTCACCTAACCCCCCGTCCTCCCCACACCCAAGCTCGGGTGGCAGCGGCAGTTCATCAGAGAACCTTCCGTTTGCAGATGAGGGAAGCTTGACCATTCGCCGCCAGGGtcgaggagaaggagaaggacag tgtgtattttgtgtttgtctgcaggggGATGACGAGGGTCCCCAAGGAGACGGAGGATACCCGCAGGAGGACGTCTCCAGGGTTGAACCCACAACTACCTTAAAGAGACGACCTCGCAGCTCCACACCCCACCCCAATGGGTCGGACTTCACTCTCCAGGAGTCGTCCACCGTGAAACGACGGCCAAAGAGCCGGGACAAGGAGCCGGAAGGCTTTGCTGACATGGCTGCAGCTAACGGAGAGCCTGTAGGGTCTGGGCAGCCAAACACGACGCAGCCAGTGTCCTACCAGAATGGCACAGGCACAGTGAAACGCCGGCCAGTGTCTGATGTTGGAGTGACTGAGCAGCCGCAGCCTCAGCCTCAACCTCAACCTCAGCCTCAACCTCAACCCCAACCTCAACCTCAACCTCAACCTCAACCTCAACCCCAACATCAACCGCAACCTCAACCACAAGTGACTGCTGTTCCTCGCAGGAACAGTGCAGATCAAGGAGCTCCAGTCGGCAATGAAGCAGCCCCAGTGAGAAAACCGAAGCCTCCAGTGTCTCCAAAGCCTGTCATGGCCCAAATAAAGAGACAGGGAGGCCCACAGACCCCCCCACAGCCTGTCTCCAACAAGAGGGTTCCCTTGCCTGGCCCTGGGACACCTGGAAGCCCAG TGGAAGGAAAGAAGAttcctccacctgtctctccCAAACCCAATCCTCCGCCGATGGCACCCAAACCGGCCAAGCTAATCCACTCCATGACCAGCCCCTCTTCGCCAACCCCGGCCCCTGCCACAGCCCCTATGAAGCACTCTATAGTGGCAAGACAGACCAGCTCACCCCCCTGTTTTCCACCTTCCAACATCCCAAGTCTGCCTAATGCAAAACCGCTGAGCCCGTCTCCCCAGAGTCCCCACACCCCGCAGACCCCAACTACACCACAGACGCCCCAGACTCCTGCCACTCCCAGCCCGACCCCGCCCCCTGTCAAGCCTCCCCGCTCCTCCATTGGGGGTGTGTCGGTGGACAGCGGGATGACGGGTGGTGGGGTCACTGTGCCGGCGCCTACAACACCGGATTTCGGTGTGGGTTCGTTGGTGCATCAGAAACTGGAGGAGACGAGCGCGTCGCTGGCTGCCGCTCTGCAGGCCGTGGAGGAAAAGATACTGCATCAAGAGga CTCTGTGGATGAGCAGAAAACCACAGTTAGCATCCTCGACGACATTGGCAGCATGTTCGACGACCTGGCTGACCAGCTGGACGCCATGTTGGAGTAA
- the caskin1 gene encoding caskin-1 isoform X7 — MGKDQELLQAVKTEDLLTVQKLLQRPRPGKAKLLGSAKKVNVNFQDTDGFSPLHHASLNGNLELITLLLESQAAVDIRDQKGMRPLHYAAWQGKAEPMKMLLKSGSSVNGQSDEGQIPLHLAAQHGHYDVSEMLLQHQSNPCIVDNAGKTPLDLACEFGRVGVVQLLLSSNMCAALLEPKKGDTHDPNGTSPLHLAAKNGHIDIIRLLIQAGIDINRQTKAGTALHEAALCGKTEAVRLLLESGINAAVRNTYSQTALDIVYQFTATQASREIKQLLRDASAALQVRALKDYCNNYDLTSLNIKAGDVITVLEQHPDGRWKGCIHDNRTGNDRVGYFPSTMVEVISKRTGLASTVICTQQFQKIPLVPPATVAPANAVVNGNDTTFHQIHILPPPPPPPPHSHQPLLPLFTSFGYNKSPVTSPLGDTPTGPGCRGSEASPHSSPSPSSGPHGGSNEEIWVLRKPVAGGDRSSVGSSGSVTSLRSSGSGQSAGSATHILHAQAEGVKLLATVLSQSAKAKEHLMEQSKSVDQSTGSASSSRTSSQSGCPLHEAPPYDATASRKGEGPGEGKSSEAVVQWLSDFQLQVYAPNFLGAGYDLPTISRMTPEDLTAIGITKPGHRKKMTSEINKLSVNEWLPEQKPANLGEWLSAVGLSQYHQVLVQNGYENIEFITDITWEDLQEIGITKLGHQKKLMLAVKRLAEMQRNSDGRGSLKKKPPPITQQKEVMSLDGPPPDELMSPKMGTFQDSELSKELQTALTQPGQEVCKAQRNRTLSKDHDEVMTGGGGGGGGGGGGGGGGGGGGGGGCAGPPKKEARTMRQQSSQSSTSSHRGSMSSQGKHRHSHSHSQPAPPYTPPHTPTKTRTSSSSSSSSVQSTASPQAKHRPSTQYNQGERPQSPRSQPPQSPTQRGPPCPQPQPQPQQPQQPPVQLQQQTPPQHQPQTQVMEVGENQQPQVPLLCLPPEAELAKGEESESSALQKKQTHSLTRYAVSDGECDERAGEGGEAGVEVRGGQGSAVFRGVGVKYATVTHRVSRSHSVRNQEKAVSRNHTALRQKKKGPPPPPPKRSSSAITGSNSNLTEANAQQNTLTTTGGMLDVPYNQQRRASDLGVSVETGIVETSSVGSVRSIAAMLEMSSIGGGAKGMALQKNFLQVGKTRDAIGLDGEVVNRRRTISGPVSELVAAARRDQPTPTALPSPTPQPEPSPVLVNSPSPNPPSSPHPSSGGSGSSSENLPFADEGSLTIRRQGRGEGEGQCVFCVCLQGDDEGPQGDGGYPQEDVSRVEPTTTLKRRPRSSTPHPNGSDFTLQESSTVKRRPKSRDKEPEGFADMAAANGEPVGSGQPNTTQPVSYQNGTGTVKRRPVSDVGVTEQPQPQPQPQPQPQPQPQPQPQPQPQPQPQHQPQPQPQVTAVPRRNSADQGAPVGNEAAPVRKPKPPVSPKPVMAQIKRQGGPQTPPQPVSNKRVPLPGPGTPGSPVEGKKIPPPVSPKPNPPPMAPKPAKLIHSMTSPSSPTPAPATAPMKHSIVARQTSSPPCFPPSNIPSLPNAKPLSPSPQSPHTPQTPTTPQTPQTPATPSPTPPPVKPPRSSIGGVSVDSGMTGGGVTVPAPTTPDFGVGSLVHQKLEETSASLAAALQAVEEKILHQEDSVDEQKTTVSILDDIGSMFDDLADQLDAMLE, encoded by the exons GTTTTCTCCGCTGCATCATGCATCACTCAATGGGAACCTGGAGCTCATCACTCTGCTGCTGGAGTCACAGGCTGCTGTGGACATCAGAGACCAGAAAG GTATGCGGCCGCTGCACTACGCTGCCTGGCAGGGGAAGGCGGAACCTATGAAGATGTTGCTGAAATCTGGTTCATCTGTCAACGGCCAATCAGATGAAGGACAGATTCCTCTCCACCTGGCAGCGCAGCACGGCCACTACGACGTG TCGGAGATGCTGCTGCAGCACCAGTCCAATCCTTGTATTGTGGACAACGCAGGGAAAACACCTCTGGACCTGGCCTGTGAGTTCGGCAGAGTTGGG gTGGTCCAGTTGTTGCTGTCCAGTAACATGTGTGCTGCTTTACTGGAGCCCAAAAAAGGAGACACCCATGACCCCAATGGGACATCTCCGCTGCACCTGGCTGCCAAGAATGGACACATAGACATCATCag ACTGTTGATCCAGGCGGGCATCGACATCAACAGACAGACCAAAGCGGGCACTGCCCTGCATGAAGCAGCCCTGTGTGGAAAGACAGAGGCAGTGAGACTCCTGCTGGAA AGTGGTATCAACGCCGCAGTAAGAAACACCTACAGCCAGACGGCGCTGGACATTGTCTACCAGTTCACTGCAACACAAGCCAGCAGAGAGATCAAACAGCTGCTGAGGG ATGCATCAGCAGCTCTTCAGGTTCGAGCTTTGAAGGATTACTGCAACAACTATGACTTGACCAGCCTCAACATCAAAGCAGGAGACGTCATTACG GTTTTGGAGCAGCACCCTGATGGACGCTGGAAAGGCTGTATCCATGACAACCGAACAGGGAATGACCGAGTGGGCTACTTCCCTTCTACCATGGTGGAAGTCATCAGCAAACGCACAG GTTTGGCCAGCACAGTCATTTGCACTCAACAGTTTCAAAAGATACCGCTGGTTCCTCCGGCGACGGTTGCCCCTGCCAACGCGGTAGTCAACGGCAACGACACCACGTTCCATCAGATCCATATCCTGCCTccaccgcctcctcctccaccacatTCCCATCAGCCACTGCTTCCACTTTTCACTTCCTTTGGCTATAACAAGTCGCCCGTGACAAGCCCACTGGGAGACACACCCACTGGCCCAG GTTGTCGCGGCTCAGAGGCAAGTCCTCACAGCTCTCCCTCCCCATCCAGCGGGCCCCATGGAGGCTCCAACGAAGAGATCTGGGTACTGCGCAAGCCCGTGGCAG GTGGAGATCGCAGCAGTGTTGGTAGCTCTGGCAGTGTCACCAGTCTGAGGTCATCCGGCAGCGGTCAAAGTGCCGGCAGCGCCACACACATCCTCCACGCACAGGCTGAAGGGGTGAAG CTACTAGCCACAgtcttgtctcagtctgcaaaagccaaggagCATCTGATGGAGCAGTCCAAGTCTGTGGACCAGTCTACAG GCTCTGCCAGTTCCTCGCGGACATCCAGCCAATCGGGCTGTCCTCTTCACGAGGCGCCGCCTTATGACGCCACGGCAAgcaggaagggggaggggccaGGCGAGGGGAAG AGCTCAGAGGCCGTTGTCCAATGGCTGAGCGACTTTCAGCTGCAGGTCTACGCACCAAACTTCCTGGGCGCTGGGTATGACTTGCCCACCATTAGCCGAATGACCCCAGAG gatcTGACAGCTATAGGAATAACTAAACCAGGTCACAGAAAGAAGATGACTTCAGAAATTAACAAGCTAAGTGTCAATGAGTGGCTTCCTGAGCAGAAACCT GCTAATCTTGGAGAGTGGCTATCTGCTGTTGGTCTAAGCCAGTACCATCAGGTATTAGTGCAGAATGGCTATGAGAATATCGAATTCATCACCGACATCACCTGGGAGGACCTGCAGGAAATAGGCATTACTAAACTAG GCCACCAGAAGAAGCTAATGCTAGCAGTGAAACGACTGGCTGAAATGCAGCGCAATTCTGATGGGCGGGGCTCCCTTAAAAAGAAACCTCCACCAATCACACAGCAGAAGGAAGTCATGTCATTGGATGGCCCGCCTCCAGACG agctcaTGTCTCCAAAGATGGGCACCTTCCAGGACAGCGAGTTAAGCAAAGAGCTACAGACTGCCTTGACCCAGCCAGGACAAGAAGTCTGCAAAGCTCAACGAAATCGCACTCTGAGCAAAGACcatgatgaggtgatgacaggaggaggaggcggaggaggcggaggaggcggaggaggaggaggaggaggaggaggaggaggaggaggatgtgctGGGCCACCTAAGAAGGAGGCACGGACTATGAGGCAGCAGAGCAGCCAAAGCAGCACGTCCTCTCACAGAGGCAGTATGTCCTCACAGGGAAAACACCGTCACTCCCACTCCCATTCCCAGCCTGCACCTCCCTACACACCGCCTCACACTCCTACCAAGACAAgaacttcctcttcctcctccagctcctctgtCCAGAGCACAGCTTCCCCGCAGGCCAAACACAGGCCGTCCACCCAGTACAACCAGGGTGAGAGACCTCAGTCGCCACGCTCCCAACCCCCTCAGTCTCCAACTCAGCGCGGACCTCCATGTCCACAGCCTCAGCCCCAGCCCCAGCAACCACAGCAGCCTCCAGTCCAGCTGCAGCAACAGACACCTCCTCAGCACCAGCCACAGACACAGGTCATGGAGGTAGGGGAGAATCAACAACCCCAGGTCCCActcctctgcctccccccaGAGGCTGAGCTGGCTAAGGGAGAAGAATCAGAGTCTTCAGCGCTCCAGAAGAAACAAACCCACAGCCTCACCAGGTACGCTGTCTCAGATGGTGAGTGTGACGAGAGGGCAGGTGAAGGTGGAGAAGCAGGGGTGGAAGTTAGGGGAGGCCAGGGCTCTGCGGTCTTCAGAGGGGTAGGGGTCAAATATGCAACAGTGACCCATCGTGTTAGCCGCAGCCACTCTGTTCGCAACCAGGAAAAAGCTGTCAGCCGCAACCACACAGCTCTGCGTCAGAAGAAAAAAGGTCCGCCCCCACCTCCGCCCAAACGCTCTAGCTCCGCCATTACAGGCTCGAACTCCAACCTGACGGAGGCCAACGCACAACAGAACACGCTCACCACCACAGGAGGGATGCTGGACGTGCCTTACAACCAACAGCGGAGGGCCAGCGATCTGGGGGTGTCTGTGGAGACTGGGATTGTAGAGACCAGCAGTGTAGGTAGCGTAAGGAGCATCGCTGCCATGTTGGAGATGTCTTCTATAGGGGGTGGAGCCAAAGGCATGGCATTGCAGAAGAATTTCCTGCAG GTGGGGAAAACACGTGATGCCATTGGTCTGGACGGTGAAGTGGTGAACAGACGACGGACTATTAGTGGTCCTGTCAGTGAGCTTGTCGCAGCTGCCAGGCGTGACCAGCCAACTCCTACTGCTTTACCTTCACCAACACCCCAGCCTGAACCCTCCCCTGTCCTGGTGAATTCCCCGTCACCTAACCCCCCGTCCTCCCCACACCCAAGCTCGGGTGGCAGCGGCAGTTCATCAGAGAACCTTCCGTTTGCAGATGAGGGAAGCTTGACCATTCGCCGCCAGGGtcgaggagaaggagaaggacag tgtgtattttgtgtttgtctgcaggggGATGACGAGGGTCCCCAAGGAGACGGAGGATACCCGCAGGAGGACGTCTCCAGGGTTGAACCCACAACTACCTTAAAGAGACGACCTCGCAGCTCCACACCCCACCCCAATGGGTCGGACTTCACTCTCCAGGAGTCGTCCACCGTGAAACGACGGCCAAAGAGCCGGGACAAGGAGCCGGAAGGCTTTGCTGACATGGCTGCAGCTAACGGAGAGCCTGTAGGGTCTGGGCAGCCAAACACGACGCAGCCAGTGTCCTACCAGAATGGCACAGGCACAGTGAAACGCCGGCCAGTGTCTGATGTTGGAGTGACTGAGCAGCCGCAGCCTCAGCCTCAACCTCAACCTCAGCCTCAACCTCAACCCCAACCTCAACCTCAACCTCAACCTCAACCTCAACCCCAACATCAACCGCAACCTCAACCACAAGTGACTGCTGTTCCTCGCAGGAACAGTGCAGATCAAGGAGCTCCAGTCGGCAATGAAGCAGCCCCAGTGAGAAAACCGAAGCCTCCAGTGTCTCCAAAGCCTGTCATGGCCCAAATAAAGAGACAGGGAGGCCCACAGACCCCCCCACAGCCTGTCTCCAACAAGAGGGTTCCCTTGCCTGGCCCTGGGACACCTGGAAGCCCAG TGGAAGGAAAGAAGAttcctccacctgtctctccCAAACCCAATCCTCCGCCGATGGCACCCAAACCGGCCAAGCTAATCCACTCCATGACCAGCCCCTCTTCGCCAACCCCGGCCCCTGCCACAGCCCCTATGAAGCACTCTATAGTGGCAAGACAGACCAGCTCACCCCCCTGTTTTCCACCTTCCAACATCCCAAGTCTGCCTAATGCAAAACCGCTGAGCCCGTCTCCCCAGAGTCCCCACACCCCGCAGACCCCAACTACACCACAGACGCCCCAGACTCCTGCCACTCCCAGCCCGACCCCGCCCCCTGTCAAGCCTCCCCGCTCCTCCATTGGGGGTGTGTCGGTGGACAGCGGGATGACGGGTGGTGGGGTCACTGTGCCGGCGCCTACAACACCGGATTTCGGTGTGGGTTCGTTGGTGCATCAGAAACTGGAGGAGACGAGCGCGTCGCTGGCTGCCGCTCTGCAGGCCGTGGAGGAAAAGATACTGCATCAAGAGga CTCTGTGGATGAGCAGAAAACCACAGTTAGCATCCTCGACGACATTGGCAGCATGTTCGACGACCTGGCTGACCAGCTGGACGCCATGTTGGAGTAA